A stretch of the Polaribacter pacificus genome encodes the following:
- a CDS encoding deoxycytidylate deaminase, whose protein sequence is MSKKQLKYDTAYLRMAHEWAKLSHCDRKQVGALIVKDRMIISDGFNGTPTGFENHCEDEENYTKWYVLHAEANAILKVASSTQSCKGATLYITLSPCKECSKLIHQAGITRVVYANAYKDGVGLKFLEKAGVKTELMQITDEQK, encoded by the coding sequence ATGAGTAAAAAGCAATTAAAATATGACACCGCCTATTTAAGAATGGCACATGAATGGGCAAAATTATCTCATTGTGACCGCAAACAGGTAGGGGCACTTATTGTAAAAGATCGTATGATTATTTCTGATGGCTTTAACGGAACCCCAACCGGTTTTGAAAACCATTGTGAAGATGAAGAAAATTACACCAAATGGTATGTTTTGCACGCAGAAGCAAATGCCATTTTAAAAGTAGCATCCTCAACACAATCTTGTAAAGGAGCTACTTTATATATTACCTTATCTCCCTGCAAAGAATGTAGCAAACTCATTCATCAAGCTGGTATTACACGCGTGGTCTATGCAAATGCTTATAAAGATGGAGTCGGATTAAAATTTTTAGAAAAAGCGGGGGTAAAAACAGAATTAATGCAGATTACAGATGAACAAAAATAA
- a CDS encoding DUF58 domain-containing protein gives METKEILKKVRKIEIKTRRLSDHIFGGEYHSTFKGRGMTFSEVRQYQYGDDIRAIDWNVTARYNEPYVKVFEEERELTMLLMVDISGSEFFGTHQQYKRDTATEIAATLAFSAIQNNDKVGLMLFSDEIELYIPPKKGKSHVLRIIRELIEFKPKSKGTNIGEAFKFLSNVMKKKAIVFVLSDFMDDSYEQTLKIAGNKHDVTGIRIYDKHDEEIPNLGMVPMLDAETGKVQLINTGAKNVRTNYKANALRLFDFYQKTFSRSGAGTINTRVDEDYVKKLLGYFKHKGN, from the coding sequence ATGGAGACGAAAGAAATACTAAAAAAAGTTCGAAAAATAGAGATTAAGACACGTAGGCTGTCTGATCATATTTTTGGAGGAGAATACCATTCTACATTTAAAGGACGAGGTATGACTTTCTCTGAAGTTCGGCAGTACCAATATGGCGATGATATTAGAGCCATTGATTGGAATGTGACCGCACGTTACAATGAACCTTATGTAAAAGTCTTTGAAGAAGAACGCGAGTTGACCATGCTATTAATGGTTGATATTTCTGGTTCTGAATTTTTTGGTACCCACCAACAATACAAAAGAGATACAGCCACAGAGATTGCTGCAACACTAGCTTTTTCTGCTATACAAAACAATGATAAAGTTGGCTTAATGCTGTTTTCGGATGAAATAGAATTGTACATCCCTCCCAAAAAAGGAAAAAGTCATGTACTGCGTATTATCCGAGAATTGATTGAGTTTAAACCAAAGAGCAAAGGAACCAATATTGGTGAAGCTTTTAAGTTTTTATCCAATGTGATGAAGAAAAAGGCCATCGTATTTGTACTCTCTGATTTTATGGATGACTCGTATGAGCAAACCCTTAAAATTGCTGGAAACAAACACGATGTTACCGGAATCAGAATTTACGACAAGCACGATGAAGAGATTCCTAATTTAGGAATGGTACCCATGTTGGATGCAGAAACCGGAAAAGTACAATTGATTAATACTGGAGCAAAAAATGTCCGAACTAACTACAAGGCCAATGCCTTGCGTTTGTTCGATTTTTATCAAAAAACCTTTAGTCGAAGTGGAGCGGGAACCATCAACACAAGAGTTGATGAGGATTATGTAAAAAAATTATTAGGCTATTTTAAACACAAAGGAAACTAG
- a CDS encoding Gfo/Idh/MocA family protein translates to MSSRRDFIKKSAIIGTGIAMAPSLSYGMTNPAKKLKIGMIGVGLRGTNHLNNVLQRDDVEVTAICDIDPARIQVALKQVAKFEKNKPAVFGSNEEDYKNLLALKNVDAVIISTPWLWHTRMAKDAMLAGKYTGLEVSAANTMEECWDLVNTHEQTGSHLMILENVNYRRDVLAVLNMVKQNVFGELVHFRCGYQHDLRFVKFNDGKTPYGKGVEFGDKGISESAWRTQHSLLRNADVYPTHGVGPMATMCDVNRGNRFMSLTSHATKGIGLHNYIVANGGKDHPNAKLKFKQGDVITSTIETANGETIIVTHDCNLPRPYSLGFRVQGANGLWEKDGDRMYIEGVSKPHAWDASKEWLDKYDHPLWKKYGEHAQGAGHGGMDFFVINAFVNSALQNIAPPLDVYDAAAWSAITPLSEASIENNGEPQDFPDFTRGMWVKRKPYNWMKDTY, encoded by the coding sequence ATGAGTTCAAGAAGAGATTTTATCAAAAAATCAGCTATAATAGGTACGGGAATCGCCATGGCTCCTAGTCTTTCTTATGGAATGACCAATCCAGCCAAGAAGTTGAAAATCGGTATGATAGGAGTGGGTTTACGAGGCACTAACCATTTAAACAATGTATTGCAAAGAGATGATGTAGAGGTGACGGCCATTTGTGATATTGATCCTGCAAGAATACAAGTAGCCTTGAAGCAAGTTGCAAAATTTGAAAAGAATAAGCCCGCTGTTTTTGGAAGCAATGAAGAGGATTATAAAAATTTATTGGCTCTTAAAAACGTAGATGCCGTAATCATTTCTACACCTTGGTTGTGGCATACGAGAATGGCAAAAGATGCGATGTTGGCTGGAAAATATACCGGATTGGAAGTGTCTGCAGCAAATACCATGGAGGAGTGCTGGGATTTGGTCAATACCCATGAGCAAACTGGGAGTCATTTAATGATTTTAGAAAATGTAAATTACAGAAGAGATGTCTTGGCGGTTTTAAATATGGTCAAGCAAAATGTTTTTGGAGAGTTGGTTCATTTTCGATGTGGCTATCAGCATGATTTGCGCTTTGTTAAGTTTAATGATGGAAAAACACCTTACGGAAAAGGAGTGGAGTTTGGAGATAAAGGAATTTCAGAGTCCGCTTGGCGAACACAACATTCTTTATTGAGAAATGCCGATGTATATCCAACTCACGGAGTAGGGCCAATGGCTACCATGTGTGATGTAAATAGAGGTAACCGATTTATGTCCCTAACTTCTCATGCCACCAAAGGAATCGGTTTGCACAATTATATAGTTGCTAATGGAGGCAAAGACCATCCCAATGCAAAATTAAAATTTAAACAAGGAGATGTAATCACTTCGACCATTGAAACTGCTAATGGAGAAACAATTATTGTGACTCATGACTGTAACTTACCCAGACCCTATTCTTTAGGGTTTAGAGTGCAAGGCGCTAATGGATTGTGGGAAAAAGATGGGGATAGAATGTATATAGAAGGAGTTTCAAAGCCTCATGCTTGGGATGCTTCTAAAGAATGGTTAGACAAATACGATCATCCACTTTGGAAAAAATACGGTGAGCATGCGCAAGGGGCTGGTCATGGTGGAATGGATTTCTTTGTGATTAATGCCTTTGTCAACTCAGCACTGCAAAACATTGCCCCACCTTTAGACGTGTATGACGCAGCAGCCTGGAGTGCCATTACACCGCTTTCTGAAGCATCGATAGAAAACAACGGAGAGCCACAAGATTTTCCAGATTTTACGAGAGGAATGTGGGTAAAACGCAAGCCTTATAATTGGATGAAGGATACGTATTAA
- a CDS encoding UDP-2,3-diacylglucosamine diphosphatase, with translation MKVPQNKKIYFASDQHLGAPTAEASMPREQRFVSWLDEIKTDAAAIFLLGDLFDFWFEYKTVVPKGFVRVLGKLAELKDSGIPIYFFVGNHDLWMRDYFEKELNIPVYHEPQEFVFNTTSLLIGHGDGLGPGDKGYKRMKKVFTFPFFKWLFRWLHPDIGVKLGQYFSVKNKLISGDEDAAFLGEDNEWLVQYCKRKLETKHYDFFIFGHRHLPLEIDLNKQSKYINLGDWIQYFTYGVFEDGNIGLKEYGKP, from the coding sequence ATTAAAGTACCCCAAAACAAAAAAATTTACTTCGCCTCAGATCAACATTTAGGGGCACCAACTGCAGAGGCTAGTATGCCAAGAGAACAAAGATTTGTCTCATGGTTAGACGAGATAAAAACAGATGCTGCTGCAATCTTTTTATTGGGAGATTTATTTGATTTTTGGTTTGAATACAAAACAGTGGTCCCAAAGGGATTTGTTCGGGTTTTAGGAAAACTGGCCGAGCTAAAAGACAGTGGAATTCCCATTTATTTTTTTGTAGGGAATCACGATTTATGGATGCGTGACTATTTTGAAAAAGAATTAAACATTCCTGTATATCATGAGCCTCAAGAATTTGTATTTAACACAACCTCTTTACTCATCGGTCACGGAGATGGTTTAGGCCCTGGAGATAAAGGGTATAAACGCATGAAAAAAGTATTTACTTTTCCGTTTTTTAAATGGTTGTTTAGATGGCTGCATCCCGATATTGGCGTTAAATTAGGACAGTATTTCTCTGTTAAAAATAAACTCATTTCTGGTGATGAAGATGCTGCTTTTTTAGGAGAAGATAATGAGTGGCTAGTTCAATATTGCAAACGAAAACTAGAGACCAAACACTATGATTTTTTTATTTTTGGTCATCGTCATTTGCCTCTTGAAATTGACTTAAACAAGCAAAGCAAATACATCAATTTAGGAGATTGGATTCAGTATTTTACCTATGGTGTTTTTGAAGACGGAAACATCGGTCTTAAAGAATACGGTAAGCCTTGA
- a CDS encoding HupE/UreJ family protein — MDEVILYIKMGLYHVLDFQAYDHILFLIVLAVIFSFYQLKKVLWLITFFTIGHTLTLALSAYGILKIDVSIIEFLIPVTIFITGAVNVYNSNKLNEKKENINLAFALIFGLIHGLGFSNYFRMMIGKEEDKLLPLIEFALGIELSQVIIVLGILIVGSLVQSMGKVSKRDWVLVCSSIVIGFVIPMMIERVFW; from the coding sequence ATGGATGAAGTAATTTTATACATAAAAATGGGCCTCTATCATGTGCTTGACTTTCAGGCATATGATCATATTTTATTTTTAATTGTTTTAGCGGTAATTTTTTCTTTTTACCAGCTAAAAAAAGTACTGTGGCTAATTACCTTTTTTACCATCGGACACACATTAACGCTGGCCTTATCTGCTTACGGAATTTTAAAAATTGATGTTTCAATAATAGAGTTTTTAATCCCTGTCACTATTTTTATTACAGGAGCTGTAAACGTCTATAATTCTAACAAACTCAATGAGAAAAAAGAGAATATCAATTTGGCATTTGCACTAATTTTTGGGTTGATACACGGCTTGGGCTTTTCTAATTATTTTAGAATGATGATAGGAAAAGAAGAAGATAAACTACTCCCTCTAATAGAATTTGCTTTAGGAATTGAACTATCACAAGTTATAATAGTTTTAGGGATTTTAATAGTTGGCTCTTTGGTTCAATCAATGGGGAAAGTTAGCAAGCGCGATTGGGTTTTAGTCTGCTCATCTATTGTTATTGGCTTTGTTATTCCTATGATGATTGAGCGTGTTTTTTGGTAA
- a CDS encoding AAA family ATPase, which translates to MNVDVRAINEKIERESAFIDILTLEMNKVIVGQKDMIERLLIGLLGNGHILLEGVPGLAKTLAINTLSKAVDASFSRVQFTPDLLPADVVGTMIYNMKENDFMIKKGPIFANFVLADEINRAPAKVQSALLEAMQERQITIGDETFKLDEPFLVLATQNPVEQEGTYPLPEAQVDRFMLKVVIDYPKLADEQIIMRQNLNNQHAQINPIISVDQILKAREVVNEVYMDEKIEKYILDIIFATRYPEKYNLEKLKPLIGFGASPRGSINLAKAAKCYAFIKRRGYVIPEDVRAVVYDVLRHRIGITYEAEAENISSVDIINSIINEVEVP; encoded by the coding sequence ATGAATGTAGATGTAAGAGCAATCAACGAAAAGATTGAAAGAGAAAGTGCCTTTATAGACATTTTAACTTTGGAAATGAACAAGGTAATTGTGGGTCAAAAAGACATGATTGAACGCTTGCTTATTGGTTTGCTTGGTAATGGGCATATCTTACTAGAAGGAGTTCCAGGTCTTGCAAAAACTTTAGCGATAAACACTTTATCTAAAGCTGTAGACGCTAGTTTTAGTAGAGTTCAATTTACCCCAGATTTATTACCTGCTGATGTAGTTGGAACCATGATATACAACATGAAAGAGAATGATTTCATGATTAAAAAAGGTCCCATTTTTGCAAATTTCGTCTTGGCTGATGAGATTAACCGTGCACCTGCAAAGGTTCAATCGGCTTTGCTAGAGGCCATGCAAGAGCGCCAAATAACTATTGGTGACGAAACGTTTAAATTGGATGAGCCCTTTTTAGTATTGGCTACCCAAAACCCTGTAGAGCAAGAAGGAACTTATCCTTTGCCAGAAGCTCAGGTTGACCGTTTTATGTTAAAAGTGGTTATTGATTATCCTAAATTGGCTGATGAGCAAATTATCATGCGTCAAAACCTAAACAACCAACACGCACAAATAAATCCAATTATCTCTGTTGACCAAATCTTAAAAGCTCGTGAAGTAGTTAATGAGGTTTATATGGATGAGAAAATTGAAAAATACATTTTAGATATTATTTTTGCGACGCGTTATCCAGAAAAATACAACTTAGAAAAGTTAAAGCCTTTAATCGGATTTGGAGCCTCTCCTCGTGGAAGTATTAACTTGGCAAAAGCTGCCAAATGTTATGCTTTTATCAAACGTAGAGGGTATGTTATTCCAGAAGATGTTAGAGCAGTAGTATATGATGTACTTAGACACCGTATTGGTATCACTTATGAAGCAGAAGCAGAAAACATTAGCTCTGTAGACATCATTAACAGTATTATCAATGAAGTAGAAGTACCTTAA
- a CDS encoding S41 family peptidase yields the protein MNKNNLPIYLSIAVVLGIFIGSLFNSGSSDAFLFSKKSPNEIKIKRLIDFIQRDYVDSINTDHLLDGAITQILGKLDPHSVYIPKENLQAVTENMQGNFVGIGVQFRMIKDSITVIQPIKGGPSIKAGIKAGDRILLANTDTLYNKNLSNDQIMSFLKGAASTPIKLQLYRKSNDSLFSLTLKRGKVAIKSVEVSYMINDSIGYIKLERFARTSYQEFKSALNTMQKKGMTDLILDLRDNGGGYVDIANKIVDEFLESGKLIVFTKNNKGEIDEDFASGRGSFEKGGLYVLIDQGTASASEIVAGALQDNDRGTTIGRRSFGKGLVQEELDLGDGSAVRLTIARYYTPTGRSIQKPYSDGNDKAYQRDMANRYQNGELLNRDSIKVVDSLQYKTPKGKIVYGGGGIVPDVFVPIDTTAYLNTYLYNTINNFAFDYVDEHRKKLQKISLSQYIEGNYIDLILKKYLEGIPKLKPSKSMLKTMTQYLKAAVANQLFGDEGFYKVIQEDDTMILKVLELESSN from the coding sequence ATGAACAAAAATAATTTACCCATATACTTATCTATTGCTGTTGTCTTAGGCATATTTATAGGAAGTCTTTTTAATTCAGGAAGTAGTGATGCTTTCTTGTTTTCAAAAAAATCTCCTAATGAAATAAAGATAAAACGCCTCATCGATTTTATCCAGAGAGATTATGTAGACTCTATCAATACAGATCATTTATTGGACGGAGCAATCACGCAAATTTTAGGAAAATTAGATCCTCACTCTGTGTACATCCCAAAAGAAAACCTACAAGCGGTTACAGAAAACATGCAGGGAAACTTTGTTGGAATTGGAGTTCAGTTTCGAATGATTAAAGACTCCATTACAGTCATCCAACCCATAAAAGGAGGCCCAAGTATCAAGGCAGGAATCAAAGCTGGTGATCGAATTTTACTAGCAAACACAGACACCTTATACAACAAGAACTTGTCTAACGATCAAATAATGAGTTTTTTAAAGGGTGCTGCTAGTACCCCTATTAAACTTCAACTCTACAGAAAAAGCAATGATTCATTATTTTCTCTGACACTTAAGAGAGGTAAAGTAGCCATTAAAAGTGTGGAAGTATCGTATATGATAAACGACTCTATTGGCTATATTAAATTAGAGCGTTTTGCAAGAACTAGTTACCAAGAATTTAAATCAGCACTGAACACGATGCAAAAAAAGGGCATGACTGATTTAATTTTAGATCTACGTGATAATGGAGGTGGCTATGTGGATATTGCCAATAAAATAGTCGATGAATTTCTAGAGTCTGGAAAACTCATCGTTTTTACCAAAAATAACAAGGGTGAAATTGACGAAGACTTTGCCAGTGGTAGAGGAAGTTTTGAAAAAGGAGGCTTGTATGTCTTAATAGATCAAGGAACAGCTTCTGCATCAGAAATTGTTGCTGGTGCCCTACAAGACAATGATAGAGGTACAACCATCGGAAGACGTTCTTTTGGTAAAGGATTGGTTCAAGAAGAGTTGGATTTAGGAGATGGCTCAGCAGTGCGCTTAACCATAGCAAGATACTACACACCTACCGGACGCTCTATACAGAAACCCTATAGCGACGGAAATGACAAGGCCTATCAACGAGACATGGCCAACCGCTATCAAAATGGAGAATTGCTTAATAGAGACAGTATTAAGGTGGTAGATTCATTACAATATAAAACCCCAAAAGGCAAAATAGTCTACGGAGGTGGAGGAATTGTTCCTGATGTTTTTGTGCCGATAGACACAACAGCCTACCTAAACACCTACTTGTATAACACCATTAATAACTTTGCTTTTGACTATGTTGATGAGCATCGAAAAAAACTTCAAAAAATTAGCTTAAGCCAATATATAGAAGGCAACTATATAGATCTTATTTTAAAAAAATACCTAGAAGGCATACCAAAACTTAAACCCTCTAAAAGCATGCTTAAAACCATGACTCAATACTTAAAGGCTGCTGTTGCAAATCAATTGTTTGGCGATGAAGGTTTTTATAAAGTGATTCAAGAAGATGATACGATGATCCTAAAAGTATTAGAGTTGGAAAGTTCCAATTAA